In the Hordeum vulgare subsp. vulgare chromosome 7H, MorexV3_pseudomolecules_assembly, whole genome shotgun sequence genome, one interval contains:
- the LOC123413041 gene encoding nuclear transcription factor Y subunit B-1-like yields MEARQGNDGVNKAGEGTPKKERAFWANTVERIMQRALPTNPRAMIHRDATDLVDECVKDFMGIVVMESHEQRRKEGKDKMTGLHVIKAMEELGFDNYVGPLTAHLRRYREVTGYVGHGNKRATAPGQAATGQMAPPPQPSDSALVPPLAGITVQGQLPAADVTTATEEMAPQPSVVMLGVPPPNGVTVQGQAPPAAVTTAAGDMEPAALLLLGTALGQPPPQKRARGASSEDARASSSSMLPACDDEC; encoded by the exons ATGGAAGCAAGGCAAGGCAATGATGGTGTCAACAAGGCAGGAGAAG GCACGCCGAAGAAGGAGCGGGCGTTCTGGGCCAATACTGTGGAGCGCATCATGCAACGCGCCCTGCCGACGAACCCGCGCGCCATGATCCACCGAGACGCCACGGACCTCGTGGACGAGTGTGTGAAAGACTTCATGGGCATTGTCGTCATGGAGTCACACGAGCAGCGCAGGAAGGAGGGCAAGGATAAGATGACTGGCCTCCACGTGATCAAAGCCATGGAAGAGCTCGGCTTCGACAACTACGTCGGGCCCCTCACTGCGCACCTCCGCCGGTACCGCGAGGTTACGGGCTACGTGGGACACGGCAACAAGCGAGCCACGGCGCCAGGGCAGGCTGCGACGGGGCAGATGGCGCCACCGCCACAGCCGTCCGACTCCGCGTTGGTTCCACCCCTGGCCGGCATCACGGTGCAAGGTCAGCTGCCGGCGGCAGATGTGACAACGGCAACGGAGGAAATGGCACCACAGCCGTCCGTCGTTATGTTGGGTGTACCGCCGCCGAACGGCGTCACGGTGCAAGGTCAGGCGCCGCCGGCCGCTGTGACGACGGCTGCGGGGGATATGGAGCCAGCAGCACTACTGCTGCTCGGCACTGCGTTGGGTCAGCCACCTCCACAGAAGCGTGCCCGCGGTGCGTCGTCCGAAGATGCGCGGGCAAGCAGCTCTAGCATGCTACCTGCCTGTGATGACGAGTGTTAG